In Brachyhypopomus gauderio isolate BG-103 chromosome 11, BGAUD_0.2, whole genome shotgun sequence, a single genomic region encodes these proteins:
- the LOC143527316 gene encoding lysozyme g-like, which yields MAAQVILIMSVIACAFGDIMNIDTTGASAQTARQDALKVTGVAASNKLAENDLKRMDQYKSIIIKVGKANQMDPAVIAAIISRESRAGAALVNGWGDNGNAMGLMQIDKRYHKPSGAWNSETHITQGTQILISAVGAIQKKFPSWSRDRQLKGGISAYNAGVGNVRTYEKMDIGTTGNDYANDVVARAQWYKRHGY from the exons ATGG CAGCACAGGTGATCCTTATCATGTCTGTCATCGCTTGCGCTTTTGGAGATATCATGAACATCGACACGACTGGAGCATCCGCGCAAACGGCTCGCCAGGACGCACTCAAGGTGACGG GAGTGGCAGCCTCAAACAAACTGGCTGAGAATGATCTGAAGAGAATGGACCAGTACAAGAGCATCATCATCAAAGTTGGGAAAGCCAATCAGATGGACCCAGCCGTGATCGCAGCCATCATATCCAGAGAGTCCAGGGCAGGAGCAGCGCTCGTGAATGGCTGGGGTGACAACGGCAACGCCATGGGACTCATGCAG ATTGACAAGCGCTACCACAAGCCGAGCGGTGCCTGGAACAGTGAGACTCATATCACACAGGGCACTCAGATTCTCATCAGCGCTGTTGGAGCAATCCAGAAAAAATTCCCCAGCTGGTCCAGGGATCGCCAGCTTAAAG GAGGAATATCAGCCTACAATGCTGGTGTAGGGAATGTCCGCACATATGAGAAGATGGACATCGGGACCACTGGGAATGATTATGCCAATGATGTCGTAGCCAGGGCCCAGTGGTACAAGCGTCATGGTTACTGA